In uncultured Trichococcus sp., the following proteins share a genomic window:
- a CDS encoding holin, translating to MEFNIFIAPITMIAVEMAKRAGLESKYLAFVAVVFGALFGALYGFIYKGDIFINAFEGLLYGASASGMWDAVTKTMKEEK from the coding sequence ATGGAATTTAATATTTTTATCGCACCAATCACGATGATTGCCGTTGAAATGGCAAAACGTGCTGGATTGGAAAGCAAGTATCTGGCGTTTGTTGCGGTCGTCTTTGGGGCGCTATTTGGCGCTTTGTATGGCTTTATCTACAAGGGTGACATCTTTATCAATGCGTTCGAAGGATTGTTGTATGGGGCTTCGGCATCAGGTATGTGGGATGCCGTAACCAAGACAATGAAGGAGGAAAAATAA
- a CDS encoding tyrosine-type recombinase/integrase, which produces MVANDTARLLMELETIAATLIPSADIVKLKLRFEEVTNNYNVDRKTLEALENDFRDKVDFYLSALRIEGYSEKTLQGNRYDLMAFSEFVNKAVVQVTTSDVRRFLASKPNWAASTVAKKLSTIKAFYKWMVAEEFIIHDPTAKIRTPKQEKRLPKAMSLNELEMIRDACEDSRERALVEVFYSTGCRISELAGMKTAAINWQNGSLPVIGKGNKERIVYLNGKAIYQLKKYLSDRHEEEDDCEFLFSTTRRPYRQMSTVAIRNIINNIASRVETSKKVTPHVFRHSMATMAINNGIELGDLQQLLGHSNPSTTLRYTAVSEERKMNAHKRYVQ; this is translated from the coding sequence ATGGTAGCGAACGATACAGCAAGGCTACTCATGGAACTGGAAACAATTGCAGCCACTCTCATTCCTAGTGCAGATATAGTCAAACTCAAATTACGTTTCGAGGAAGTAACGAATAATTACAATGTGGACAGAAAGACACTTGAAGCTCTTGAGAACGATTTTAGGGACAAGGTGGACTTTTACCTCAGCGCTCTTCGAATAGAAGGGTACAGCGAAAAGACGCTACAAGGTAATCGTTATGACCTCATGGCATTCTCTGAATTTGTAAACAAGGCGGTTGTCCAAGTGACTACTTCCGATGTGAGGAGGTTCCTGGCATCTAAACCTAATTGGGCGGCCAGTACCGTAGCGAAAAAACTTTCAACAATAAAGGCTTTCTACAAGTGGATGGTTGCAGAGGAATTTATCATTCACGATCCAACCGCAAAAATTCGGACTCCAAAGCAAGAAAAACGATTGCCGAAAGCTATGAGCCTGAACGAGTTGGAAATGATTCGAGATGCATGCGAGGATTCGCGTGAGCGTGCCCTGGTAGAAGTTTTCTACTCAACTGGATGCAGAATAAGCGAATTGGCCGGCATGAAAACAGCTGCTATAAACTGGCAAAATGGAAGCTTGCCTGTCATCGGTAAAGGAAACAAAGAGCGGATTGTTTACCTCAACGGTAAAGCAATCTATCAACTTAAAAAATATTTGTCAGATAGGCATGAGGAAGAGGATGATTGCGAATTTCTATTCAGCACCACACGTCGGCCGTACAGACAAATGAGTACAGTCGCAATCCGAAACATCATCAACAATATCGCTTCACGCGTCGAAACTAGCAAAAAGGTCACTCCGCACGTCTTCCGCCACAGCATGGCAACGATGGCCATCAACAACGGCATCGAACTGGGAGACCTGCAGCAATTACTAGGACACAGCAACCCGTCAACGACTCTCAGGTATACAGCAGTCAGCGAAGAACGTAAAATGAACGCACATAAACGGTATGTGCAATAA
- a CDS encoding Gp49 family protein codes for MNNTVTKEQIDNLFEQSEKKVETYWNKCTVMTVQLPNGFTIVEHSACVDPANYNATIGEEICERKIKDQLWAFEGYKLQCELGKL; via the coding sequence TTGAATAACACAGTAACGAAAGAGCAAATTGATAACCTTTTCGAACAATCAGAAAAGAAAGTCGAAACGTATTGGAATAAATGTACCGTGATGACAGTTCAGCTGCCTAATGGCTTCACTATTGTTGAGCATTCCGCTTGTGTGGATCCTGCAAATTACAATGCAACGATCGGCGAGGAAATATGCGAGCGTAAGATTAAAGATCAGCTATGGGCGTTTGAAGGCTATAAACTTCAGTGCGAATTGGGAAAATTATAA